A single window of Halobacterium jilantaiense DNA harbors:
- a CDS encoding HEAT repeat domain-containing protein: MPSLYGLERSGDVEKLVELLQESEKETVRRRAAEILGNLDEPGSEGLEALVDAMSDDHETVRAAAIDALTQQEAVDALMRGLGKEVPESGATWAQAEAFVESLGSETPELRMASANVLGLLGVEDSARPLAQRLQREEHPGVRARIARALGRVEQPAATGVLVDCLHGEPLKVRREAAESLGRLTTDEALSGLLSVVEDDSEAMRRTAVSSLGKFGTAEPVDALVERLGDQSDLVRRAAVFSLIEILSNVPPDQSHELRETIVDRMAARSDPSIVESLIEIIEEGTQLHQRRNATWMLGRVAGDQRTKMDAIEALRDLLGEDDDLIAQFAATGLSEIGGASVETSLLEVVETDEYGEDAVAMAAFALGKVGGDRSRQRLERLVEETESEEVRRRSFSAISKLGGHT; this comes from the coding sequence GTGCCATCGCTGTACGGACTGGAGCGCTCCGGCGACGTCGAGAAGCTCGTGGAGTTGCTCCAGGAGAGCGAGAAGGAGACGGTGCGTCGACGCGCCGCCGAAATCCTGGGGAACCTCGACGAGCCGGGGTCCGAGGGGTTAGAGGCGCTGGTCGACGCGATGAGCGACGACCACGAGACCGTGCGGGCGGCGGCCATCGACGCGTTGACACAGCAGGAGGCGGTCGACGCGCTGATGCGGGGGCTGGGGAAAGAAGTCCCCGAGTCGGGTGCGACGTGGGCGCAGGCAGAAGCGTTCGTGGAGAGCCTGGGCTCCGAGACCCCCGAACTACGGATGGCGTCTGCGAACGTGCTCGGGCTGCTCGGCGTGGAGGACTCCGCGAGGCCACTCGCGCAGCGGCTGCAACGCGAGGAGCACCCCGGCGTGCGGGCCCGGATTGCTCGCGCACTGGGTCGCGTGGAGCAGCCGGCAGCGACCGGCGTGCTGGTGGACTGCCTGCACGGCGAGCCCCTGAAGGTCCGCCGGGAGGCCGCCGAGTCACTGGGCCGGCTGACGACGGATGAGGCCTTGAGTGGGCTGCTGTCCGTCGTCGAGGACGACAGCGAGGCGATGCGTCGGACGGCAGTCAGCTCGCTGGGGAAGTTCGGGACGGCCGAGCCGGTGGACGCGCTCGTGGAGCGCCTCGGCGACCAGAGCGACCTGGTGCGGCGGGCGGCCGTGTTCTCTCTGATCGAGATTCTCTCGAACGTTCCGCCGGACCAGAGCCACGAACTCCGGGAGACCATCGTCGACCGGATGGCGGCGCGGTCGGACCCGAGCATCGTGGAGTCGCTCATCGAGATCATCGAGGAGGGAACGCAGCTCCACCAGCGCCGGAATGCGACGTGGATGCTGGGTCGCGTGGCTGGCGACCAGCGGACGAAGATGGACGCTATCGAGGCGCTTCGGGATCTGCTCGGAGAGGACGACGACCTCATCGCACAGTTCGCGGCGACCGGGCTCTCCGAAATCGGCGGGGCGTCCGTGGAGACGTCGCTGCTGGAGGTCGTGGAGACCGACGAGTACGGGGAAGACGCGGTCGCGATGGCGGCGTTCGCGCTCGGGAAAGTCGGCGGTGACCGGTCACGCCAGCGGCTGGAGCGACTCGTGGAGGAGACTGAGAGCGAGGAAGTCCGGCGGCGGTCGTTCTCGGCGATATCGAAACTCGGTGGGCACACGTAG
- a CDS encoding archaellin/type IV pilin N-terminal domain-containing protein, translated as MFEFINDEDERGQVGIGTLIVFIAMVLVAAIAAGVLINTAGFLQSKGAATGEEASAQVSNRIDVVSAYGNVTSETVDYANLTVRQAAGADNINLSKSTIQWIGPDKALTLTHGSLGDAQSADSDTFNTTAIKGNNDNVLVQQSDRIKVIMFAGNGSTSGITSGLGAGDEVQLTVTTQYGSKTSYWANVPESLKDKNAVNL; from the coding sequence ATGTTCGAGTTCATCAACGACGAGGACGAGCGGGGTCAGGTCGGGATCGGCACGCTCATCGTGTTCATCGCGATGGTGCTGGTCGCAGCGATCGCCGCTGGCGTCCTCATTAATACTGCTGGGTTCCTCCAGTCGAAGGGTGCAGCGACTGGCGAGGAAGCCTCCGCACAGGTCTCTAATCGTATCGACGTCGTCTCCGCCTACGGCAACGTCACCAGCGAGACGGTCGACTACGCGAACCTGACGGTGCGTCAGGCCGCAGGTGCCGACAACATCAACCTCAGCAAGTCCACAATCCAATGGATCGGCCCAGACAAGGCTCTCACACTGACTCACGGGTCGTTGGGCGATGCACAGAGTGCTGACAGTGACACGTTCAACACGACGGCAATCAAGGGCAACAACGACAACGTGCTGGTCCAGCAGTCCGACCGCATCAAGGTCATCATGTTCGCTGGCAACGGCTCAACATCCGGTATCACGAGCGGTCTCGGAGCCGGCGACGAGGTCCAGCTGACCGTCACGACGCAGTACGGTTCGAAAACGTCCTACTGGGCGAACGTTCCCGAGTCCCTGAAGGACAAGAACGCCGTCAACCTGTAA
- a CDS encoding archaellin/type IV pilin N-terminal domain-containing protein yields the protein MFEFINDEDERGQVGIGTLIVFIAMVLVAAIAAGVLINTAGFLQSKGAATGEEASAQVSNRINVVSAYGNVNSTDGETVDYVNLTVRQAAGADNINLSKSTIQWIGPDTATTLVYDSGAANAENFTTEQIKGNNNPVLVDQSDRLKVVMDSASITTDGLKAGEEVQLTLTTQYGSKTSYWANVPESLKDKNAVNL from the coding sequence ATGTTCGAATTTATCAACGACGAGGACGAGCGCGGTCAGGTCGGGATTGGCACACTCATCGTGTTCATCGCGATGGTGCTGGTCGCGGCGATCGCCGCCGGCGTCCTCATTAATACTGCTGGGTTCCTCCAGTCAAAGGGTGCAGCGACTGGCGAGGAAGCCTCCGCACAGGTCTCCAATCGCATCAACGTCGTCTCCGCATACGGCAACGTTAATTCAACTGACGGCGAGACTGTGGACTACGTGAACCTGACGGTTCGGCAGGCTGCAGGTGCCGACAACATCAACCTCAGCAAGTCCACCATCCAGTGGATCGGCCCGGACACCGCCACCACCCTCGTCTACGACAGCGGTGCGGCCAACGCTGAGAACTTCACGACCGAGCAGATCAAGGGCAACAACAACCCCGTGCTCGTCGACCAGTCCGACCGCCTGAAAGTCGTCATGGATTCGGCATCCATCACGACGGACGGGCTGAAGGCGGGCGAGGAGGTCCAGCTCACGCTGACCACCCAGTACGGTTCGAAAACGTCCTACTGGGCGAACGTTCCCGAGTCCCTCAAAGACAAGAACGCGGTGAACCTCTAA
- a CDS encoding archaellin/type IV pilin N-terminal domain-containing protein: MFEFINDEDERGQVGIGTLIVFIAMVLVAAIAAGVLINTAGFLQSKGAATGEEASAQVSNRIDVVSAYGNVTSESVDFANLTVRQAAGADNINLSKSTIQWIGPNTATTLTHTDATVANMSGDSFNTTAIKGNNDNVLVQQSDRIKIVIQPSTFASNLSAGDEVQLTITTQYGSKTSYWANVPESLKDKNAVNL, encoded by the coding sequence ATGTTCGAATTCATCAACGACGAGGACGAGCGCGGTCAGGTCGGGATTGGCACACTCATCGTGTTCATCGCGATGGTGCTGGTCGCGGCAATCGCCGCCGGCGTCCTCATCAACACGGCCGGCTTCCTCCAGTCCAAAGGCGCAGCGACTGGCGAGGAAGCCAGTGCACAGGTCTCTAACCGTATCGACGTCGTCTCCGCCTACGGCAACGTCACCAGCGAGTCGGTCGACTTCGCGAACCTGACGGTGCGTCAGGCCGCAGGGGCTGACAACATCAACCTCAGCAAGTCCACTATCCAGTGGATCGGCCCGAACACGGCCACGACGCTGACGCACACCGACGCTACGGTCGCAAACATGAGTGGTGACTCGTTCAACACGACGGCAATCAAGGGCAACAACGACAACGTGCTGGTCCAGCAGTCCGACCGCATCAAGATTGTCATCCAGCCTAGCACCTTTGCGTCCAACCTCTCCGCCGGTGACGAGGTTCAGCTGACGATTACGACCCAGTACGGTTCGAAAACGTCCTACTGGGCGAACGTTCCCGAGTCCCTGAAGGACAAGAACGCGGTGAACCTCTAA
- a CDS encoding DUF7385 family protein, whose product MENVDFDAIRHRVKLLEDTGDSRLFDNRDDVQCPVCERPFDEALETERRTEQLSPQSDLSFCLVNGTDKIILFTHATDS is encoded by the coding sequence ATGGAGAACGTGGACTTCGACGCAATCCGCCACAGAGTGAAACTACTCGAAGATACGGGTGATTCTCGCCTGTTCGACAACCGAGACGACGTTCAGTGCCCCGTCTGCGAGCGCCCCTTCGACGAAGCGCTCGAGACAGAGCGGCGAACAGAACAGTTGAGCCCGCAGAGCGACCTGTCGTTCTGCCTCGTCAACGGAACGGACAAAATAATCCTATTCACGCACGCGACCGATTCTTAG
- a CDS encoding methyl-accepting chemotaxis protein, producing the protein MLSILRKLLRRQSTTPAPDGGTEVGAVSIDEPGRGGSALRERYDVDAVHLDPELPEEANDHLGSLFEDQSPSTESYVPAYQAAAVSPSEFVSAHRAAVDGVVDAAFDQLREEGVDEAAIARAESQIRFGMHKVVEDAADGVAAFDTGEEDEEELNVEDDELLDGVGMPVFMLDADGEVVAWNQALAELTKCSAKEALGLQHASEGFYPDGRRAMTLADKVVEAPETADTEFDVERADATNALYVDSSTMVTADGEERDIRFKASPIFDDDGELMAVVETVEDRTEDIRRADAVEGLVTELSSTIDALSNGHLERRASFEHQGIIDKRLVNVVDDLNGMADQFERLVGQVDGQTQELAESIRRATDDANEIAETVNEQNDMLSGAASEMENFSASMEEVAASSDQVASAAEQAQAAAKSGLDASEGASRATNEVIDISDDLVDSVSELESKMEEIEGVVEVIAEVADQTNLLALNANIEAARAGEAGSGFAVVADEVKELANETREHTERIAERIDDVQQQANETVLAVEESHEQIHRAGDEIDDALTALEEIAESVDEAATGITEVARANDEQASTVEDVIVTIEEVQGQAREAADASERIVSATRNQSEAVAELSDRVDRLTNDSQ; encoded by the coding sequence ATGTTGAGCATCCTTCGCAAATTGCTTCGCCGGCAGTCCACGACGCCGGCACCGGACGGCGGCACCGAAGTCGGTGCCGTGTCTATCGACGAACCCGGCCGTGGCGGGTCAGCGCTCCGGGAGCGCTACGATGTCGACGCAGTACACCTCGACCCCGAACTACCCGAAGAGGCGAACGATCACCTCGGGTCGCTGTTCGAGGATCAGAGCCCGAGCACCGAATCGTACGTTCCCGCCTATCAGGCTGCCGCGGTCTCCCCGAGTGAGTTCGTATCGGCCCACCGTGCAGCCGTCGACGGCGTCGTCGATGCGGCGTTCGACCAACTCCGTGAAGAGGGCGTCGACGAGGCCGCGATCGCGCGCGCTGAGAGCCAGATTCGCTTCGGGATGCACAAGGTCGTCGAGGACGCCGCTGATGGCGTCGCAGCTTTCGACACGGGCGAGGAGGATGAAGAAGAACTGAACGTCGAAGACGACGAACTCCTCGACGGCGTCGGGATGCCCGTGTTCATGCTCGATGCCGACGGCGAGGTCGTGGCGTGGAACCAGGCCCTCGCGGAGCTCACGAAGTGTTCGGCCAAGGAAGCCCTCGGCCTGCAGCACGCGAGCGAAGGATTCTACCCGGACGGCCGCCGGGCTATGACTCTCGCGGACAAGGTCGTCGAGGCACCGGAGACCGCCGACACCGAGTTCGACGTCGAGCGTGCCGACGCGACGAACGCACTGTACGTGGACTCGAGTACGATGGTGACCGCGGACGGCGAGGAGCGCGACATCCGGTTCAAGGCCAGCCCCATCTTCGACGACGACGGCGAGCTGATGGCTGTCGTCGAGACCGTCGAAGACCGCACTGAAGACATCCGTCGGGCGGATGCGGTCGAGGGGCTCGTCACCGAGCTGAGTTCGACCATCGACGCGCTATCGAACGGTCACCTGGAGCGCCGCGCGTCGTTCGAACACCAGGGCATCATCGACAAGCGGCTCGTGAACGTCGTCGACGACCTGAATGGAATGGCGGATCAGTTCGAGCGTCTCGTCGGGCAGGTCGACGGACAGACTCAGGAGCTCGCCGAATCCATCCGGCGCGCGACCGACGACGCCAACGAGATCGCGGAGACCGTGAACGAGCAGAACGACATGCTGTCGGGTGCGGCCAGCGAGATGGAGAACTTCTCGGCGAGCATGGAAGAGGTCGCGGCGAGCTCCGACCAGGTAGCGTCCGCAGCAGAGCAGGCCCAGGCCGCCGCCAAGAGCGGATTGGACGCCAGTGAGGGAGCGAGCCGGGCGACTAACGAGGTCATCGACATCAGCGACGACCTCGTGGACAGCGTCTCCGAGCTGGAGTCGAAGATGGAGGAAATCGAGGGCGTCGTCGAGGTCATCGCGGAAGTCGCCGACCAGACGAATCTCCTCGCACTGAACGCGAATATCGAAGCGGCGCGTGCAGGTGAGGCCGGCAGCGGGTTCGCCGTCGTCGCCGACGAGGTCAAGGAGCTCGCGAACGAAACGCGTGAACACACGGAACGTATCGCTGAGCGCATCGACGACGTCCAGCAGCAGGCCAACGAGACCGTGTTGGCCGTCGAGGAATCCCACGAGCAGATTCACCGGGCTGGCGACGAGATCGACGACGCGCTGACTGCACTCGAGGAAATCGCTGAGTCGGTCGACGAGGCGGCGACCGGCATCACCGAGGTCGCACGGGCGAACGACGAGCAGGCGTCGACCGTCGAGGACGTCATCGTCACAATCGAAGAAGTGCAGGGGCAGGCCCGCGAAGCCGCCGACGCGTCCGAGCGCATCGTCTCCGCGACGAGAAACCAGTCGGAGGCGGTCGCGGAGCTGAGCGATCGCGTCGACAGACTCACCAACGATAGCCAATGA
- a CDS encoding FlaD/FlaE family flagellar protein: MTLNPREYDPEELRSAARAGGDENIRELKERLKEHEQTTEESVRSEQLKQLLFMHSSASEAELERPYLESMPGKYAAEITLFEWLDFLLERGGVKRALKAIEYYETIGWVSESAAERLQSHVRGFSGPADDNSHTDLEMADHVLSLVYIARLSSME, translated from the coding sequence ATGACGCTGAACCCACGCGAGTACGATCCCGAGGAGTTGCGCAGTGCGGCCAGAGCTGGCGGGGACGAGAACATCCGGGAGCTGAAAGAACGCCTGAAAGAGCACGAGCAGACCACCGAGGAGTCGGTGCGTTCGGAACAGCTGAAACAGCTGTTGTTCATGCATTCGAGCGCGTCCGAGGCTGAGCTCGAGCGCCCGTACTTGGAGTCGATGCCGGGGAAGTACGCGGCCGAAATCACGCTGTTCGAGTGGCTGGACTTCCTGCTGGAACGGGGCGGCGTGAAGCGCGCGCTGAAGGCAATTGAGTACTACGAGACCATCGGGTGGGTGAGCGAGAGCGCCGCCGAACGCCTGCAGAGTCACGTTCGCGGCTTCTCGGGGCCTGCAGACGACAACTCACACACCGACCTGGAGATGGCGGACCACGTGCTGAGCCTGGTGTACATCGCCCGGCTGTCGTCGATGGAGTGA
- a CDS encoding FlaD/FlaE family flagellar protein: protein MTIIDLTPTVAVFLQFGALAVGMASWLDDEGSGDSGGGGEGDDFDVDDDFDDDFDDDFGSFDDMDSGGGGDGAGAADSSVNELENRIEELETEVSNVASKANTVRSENEQISESVEDVEENVRKLLEIYEMVTRGVNPFVDDVDPNAAGGGPGAGDQSFGLFDEDEDDGAADDDLDSDVADAEAEEFFEDDAFDDDFEEEEGDDMGGFDDDFEEDADDGMMDDDMGGFDDDFEEGDDMMDDDMGGFDDDFEESEEDEDEMMGDDLGDEGEEAAGDGGGTSFEELKEEYESGDADWAEGEAPEDEGIEAENKPDIGFDDSDLEADAEDDAEPTDLEPEPEPEPEPEPEPEPEPEPSIDEAAGAAPGPGLALGGDDGPHLAEPPKGYLSDVICLEWLDYLLTEFGPKNTVRTINYYERIGWIGEPVRDQLFDFLEGLTDSDYLYREEFGSTELTMDDHLKSLDYIEELTSEDIERVIVDRCEDLHRNGIQR, encoded by the coding sequence ATGACGATTATCGACCTCACCCCGACTGTGGCTGTCTTCCTGCAGTTCGGGGCACTGGCCGTCGGGATGGCCAGTTGGCTCGACGACGAGGGGTCAGGGGACTCCGGCGGTGGCGGTGAGGGCGACGACTTCGACGTTGACGACGACTTCGACGACGACTTCGACGACGACTTCGGGTCGTTCGACGACATGGACAGCGGCGGTGGTGGCGATGGTGCGGGTGCCGCGGATTCGTCTGTCAACGAGCTCGAGAACCGCATCGAGGAACTCGAAACCGAAGTCTCGAACGTCGCGTCGAAGGCCAACACCGTCCGGAGCGAGAACGAACAGATAAGCGAGAGCGTCGAGGACGTCGAGGAGAACGTCCGAAAGCTTCTGGAGATCTACGAGATGGTCACGCGCGGCGTGAACCCGTTCGTCGACGACGTCGACCCGAACGCGGCTGGGGGCGGTCCGGGCGCGGGAGACCAGAGCTTCGGGCTGTTCGACGAGGACGAGGACGACGGAGCTGCCGACGACGACCTCGACTCCGATGTCGCGGACGCGGAGGCCGAGGAGTTCTTCGAGGACGACGCCTTCGACGACGACTTCGAGGAAGAGGAAGGCGACGACATGGGTGGCTTCGACGACGACTTCGAGGAGGACGCAGACGACGGGATGATGGACGACGATATGGGCGGTTTCGACGATGACTTCGAGGAGGGCGACGACATGATGGACGACGACATGGGCGGTTTCGACGATGACTTCGAGGAGTCGGAGGAAGACGAAGACGAGATGATGGGCGACGACCTCGGGGACGAGGGCGAAGAGGCCGCCGGAGACGGTGGCGGAACGTCCTTCGAGGAGCTCAAAGAGGAGTACGAGTCCGGGGACGCTGACTGGGCCGAGGGCGAAGCGCCGGAGGACGAGGGCATCGAGGCCGAGAACAAGCCCGATATCGGGTTCGACGACTCGGACTTGGAGGCCGACGCCGAGGACGACGCTGAGCCAACTGACCTCGAGCCCGAACCAGAGCCGGAACCTGAGCCTGAGCCAGAGCCGGAACCTGAGCCCGAACCGTCTATCGACGAGGCGGCGGGCGCAGCGCCCGGCCCGGGGCTGGCACTCGGTGGCGACGACGGCCCGCACCTGGCGGAGCCGCCGAAGGGATACCTCTCGGACGTGATTTGTCTGGAGTGGCTCGACTACTTGCTGACCGAGTTCGGGCCGAAGAACACCGTCCGCACCATCAACTACTACGAGCGCATCGGCTGGATCGGAGAGCCAGTTCGCGATCAGCTCTTTGACTTCCTGGAGGGGCTCACCGACTCGGACTACCTCTACCGAGAGGAGTTCGGGAGCACCGAGTTGACGATGGACGACCACCTGAAGAGCCTCGACTACATCGAGGAGCTGACCAGCGAAGACATCGAGCGGGTCATAGTCGACCGGTGCGAGGACCTCCACAGGAATGGGATTCAGCGTTAG
- a CDS encoding fla cluster protein FlaF: protein MGFSVSGSAAILFIAAFVSVGILYSAAFNGYEQVQDAESARNDRVLEAKNTAIEVANVSYNDSSGNGKLTVNVTNNGSTTLSVSGTDLITDGSYVSDGAYIQAESSVDGNSETDLWLPGETYSMTVYQEPEPSRVKVVTSNGVAATEVV, encoded by the coding sequence ATGGGATTCAGCGTTAGTGGCTCCGCGGCGATTCTGTTCATCGCCGCGTTCGTCAGCGTCGGTATCCTGTACTCGGCTGCGTTCAACGGCTACGAGCAGGTCCAGGATGCGGAGAGCGCTCGCAACGACAGAGTGCTGGAAGCGAAGAACACCGCCATCGAGGTTGCGAACGTCAGCTACAATGATTCGAGCGGGAACGGAAAGTTGACCGTGAACGTGACGAACAACGGGTCGACGACATTGTCGGTGTCGGGCACAGACCTGATTACTGACGGGAGCTACGTTTCCGACGGTGCGTACATTCAGGCGGAGAGTTCGGTCGACGGGAACAGCGAGACCGACCTCTGGCTGCCGGGGGAGACGTACTCGATGACCGTCTACCAGGAACCCGAACCGAGCCGAGTCAAGGTTGTCACGTCGAACGGCGTGGCGGCGACGGAGGTGGTGTGA
- a CDS encoding CARDB domain-containing protein — translation MASVSSSTLIIFIASILVAASVAGTMTSGVQRLSGALSDRSVDVSTNIETDVEIISDPGSPGSVYNETDSELTLLVKNTGSKSLPAAPGTFDIIVDGEYATNLTVTVVDGSSWSPGNVVRVDASGVSLSNGDHRVVVIVNDDREVLELRT, via the coding sequence GTGGCTAGCGTGTCCTCGTCGACGCTAATCATATTCATCGCGTCGATTCTGGTGGCCGCGTCAGTTGCGGGGACGATGACGAGCGGCGTGCAGCGGCTGAGCGGTGCGTTGAGCGACCGGAGCGTCGACGTCAGTACGAACATCGAGACGGACGTCGAGATCATCAGCGATCCGGGGAGTCCGGGATCGGTGTACAACGAGACCGACTCCGAACTGACGCTGCTGGTGAAGAACACGGGCTCGAAGTCCCTGCCGGCTGCGCCGGGGACCTTCGACATCATCGTCGACGGCGAGTACGCCACGAATCTGACGGTGACGGTCGTCGACGGGTCCAGCTGGAGCCCCGGCAACGTCGTGCGCGTGGACGCGTCGGGCGTGAGCCTGTCGAATGGCGACCACCGTGTGGTGGTCATCGTGAACGACGATCGCGAGGTGCTGGAGCTGAGAACATGA
- a CDS encoding ATPase domain-containing protein, translated as MSTRTLYSLGLDEHDRLNNELGGGIPGGSIVLIEGDYGAGKSAMSQRFSYGLCEEGNSVTLVSTELTVRGFIDQMHSLSYDVEEHLLNEDLLFLEADVDTGGSALRGGAGTEEDDSSRRKLLKRLMEADKMWDADVVVVDTFDAILRNDPNFEALVRQNEERQAALEIISFFRDLVSQGKVIVLTVDPSTVDEEAIGPFRSIADVYLELQMVEVGNDVRRSIAVRRFAGMGEQVGDTIGYSVRSGTGIVIESRSVA; from the coding sequence ATGAGCACTCGTACTCTCTACTCGCTCGGACTCGACGAGCACGACCGGTTGAACAACGAGCTAGGTGGCGGCATCCCGGGCGGCAGTATCGTCCTCATCGAGGGCGACTACGGCGCTGGGAAGTCCGCGATGAGCCAGCGGTTCTCCTACGGGCTCTGTGAGGAGGGGAACTCGGTGACGCTCGTGTCGACGGAGTTGACCGTCAGGGGGTTCATCGACCAGATGCACTCACTGAGTTACGACGTCGAAGAACACCTCCTGAACGAGGACCTGCTGTTCTTGGAGGCAGACGTGGACACCGGCGGGAGCGCACTGCGCGGTGGCGCCGGCACCGAAGAGGACGACAGCAGCCGTCGGAAGCTCCTGAAGCGCCTGATGGAGGCAGACAAGATGTGGGACGCGGACGTGGTGGTCGTCGACACGTTCGACGCCATCCTCCGGAACGACCCGAACTTCGAGGCGCTAGTCCGCCAGAACGAGGAGCGGCAAGCCGCCCTCGAAATTATCTCTTTCTTTAGGGATCTGGTCTCGCAAGGAAAGGTCATCGTTTTGACTGTGGACCCCTCTACTGTTGACGAGGAGGCAATCGGGCCGTTCCGGTCGATTGCCGACGTCTACCTAGAGCTACAGATGGTGGAAGTCGGGAACGACGTCCGTCGGTCCATCGCCGTCAGGCGGTTCGCGGGGATGGGCGAGCAGGTCGGTGACACAATCGGGTACTCGGTTCGGTCCGGTACAGGTATCGTCATCGAGAGCCGTAGTGTGGCGTAA
- a CDS encoding type II/IV secretion system ATPase subunit, with amino-acid sequence MGGPIYCHVYGDLGKDTKYYTIEPELSGPEATVFKNVQERILEKSVNKPAPEAEAEYDDRIEELLEETVRISDDKSEDVFHRVRQLPNNLGSLVKNFDASSVADQMVGTDDDRGQMSLDSGDLSTEQVAAGARKVASKPRNFANQFRAAVPMVREALEEAFGFGRIPVSETTYENIRYQLNRDIVGFGPLEPVMRDPYNEDIHVIGPNGCYVDHGTYGMLETTVDFGTPQEFDGWLRNMGERMGDPVSDSDPIVDSTLPDGSRINIIYSDDVSLKGPSLTIRQGDDVPLSVGQITKWGTLSPELSAYLWLCLENEQTVFVVGETASGKTTTLNSIMAFIPRDSKIYTAEDTAEVIPPHDTWQQLLTREGQGENSADVDMFDLVAAALRSRPDYIIVGEVRGEEGRMAFQAAQTGHPVMLTFHASDIVSMIQRFTGEPINVPETFMDNADVALFQNRVKQGDDVLRRVTSVQEIEGYSKEMGGVVTRQAFYWDPVEDEIVFQGRNNSYVLEEQIATLLGYADTREIYDEMDFRAEIIERIIQEDLIGYHDFNDTIAAFQRDGVEGLPFTISRGF; translated from the coding sequence GTGGGTGGCCCGATTTACTGTCACGTGTACGGCGACCTAGGCAAGGACACGAAGTACTACACCATCGAGCCGGAGCTCTCCGGCCCGGAGGCGACCGTCTTCAAGAACGTCCAGGAGCGCATCCTGGAGAAGTCGGTGAACAAGCCGGCACCTGAGGCGGAGGCGGAGTACGACGACCGTATCGAGGAGCTCCTGGAGGAGACGGTACGGATTTCGGACGACAAGTCCGAGGACGTCTTCCACCGCGTCCGGCAGTTGCCGAACAACCTCGGGTCGCTGGTGAAGAACTTCGACGCGTCGTCGGTCGCCGACCAGATGGTGGGGACGGACGACGACAGGGGACAGATGTCGCTGGATTCGGGCGACCTCTCCACCGAGCAGGTGGCGGCCGGAGCGCGGAAGGTCGCGTCGAAGCCCCGGAACTTCGCGAACCAGTTCCGGGCGGCCGTGCCGATGGTGCGGGAAGCTCTCGAAGAGGCGTTCGGGTTCGGTCGCATCCCGGTGTCGGAGACGACCTACGAGAACATCCGCTACCAGCTGAACCGCGACATCGTCGGGTTCGGACCGCTGGAACCGGTGATGCGTGACCCGTACAACGAGGACATTCACGTCATCGGCCCGAACGGCTGTTACGTGGACCACGGGACGTACGGGATGCTGGAGACGACCGTGGACTTCGGGACGCCCCAGGAGTTCGACGGTTGGCTTCGGAACATGGGCGAGCGGATGGGCGACCCGGTCTCCGACAGCGACCCGATTGTTGACTCGACGCTGCCCGACGGCTCCCGTATCAACATCATCTACAGCGACGACGTGTCGCTGAAGGGGCCGTCGCTCACCATCCGTCAGGGCGACGACGTGCCGCTGTCCGTCGGCCAGATTACGAAGTGGGGGACGCTCTCCCCCGAACTGTCTGCGTACCTCTGGCTCTGCCTGGAGAACGAGCAGACGGTGTTCGTGGTCGGGGAGACGGCGTCCGGGAAGACGACGACGCTGAACTCCATCATGGCGTTCATCCCCCGGGACTCGAAGATCTACACCGCGGAGGACACCGCGGAGGTCATTCCCCCCCACGACACCTGGCAGCAGCTCCTCACCCGGGAGGGGCAGGGCGAGAACTCCGCGGACGTGGACATGTTCGACCTGGTCGCGGCCGCGCTGCGTTCCCGCCCCGACTACATCATCGTCGGTGAGGTGCGTGGTGAGGAGGGTCGGATGGCGTTCCAGGCGGCCCAGACCGGCCACCCGGTGATGCTGACGTTCCACGCCAGCGACATCGTCTCGATGATTCAGCGCTTCACCGGGGAGCCAATCAACGTCCCGGAGACGTTCATGGACAACGCCGACGTGGCGCTGTTCCAGAACCGCGTGAAGCAGGGCGACGACGTGCTGCGCCGCGTCACGTCCGTCCAGGAGATCGAGGGGTACTCGAAGGAGATGGGCGGTGTCGTCACCCGCCAGGCGTTCTACTGGGACCCCGTTGAGGACGAGATCGTCTTCCAGGGCCGGAACAACTCCTACGTCCTCGAAGAGCAAATCGCGACGCTGCTGGGGTACGCGGACACGAGGGAGATCTACGACGAGATGGACTTCCGCGCGGAGATCATCGAACGCATCATTCAGGAGGACCTCATCGGGTACCACGACTTCAACGACACCATCGCGGCGTTCCAGCGGGACGGCGTCGAGGGGCTCCCGTTCACCATCTCGCGCGGGTTCTGA